A window of Diorhabda carinulata isolate Delta chromosome 7, icDioCari1.1, whole genome shotgun sequence contains these coding sequences:
- the LOC130896722 gene encoding enhancer of polycomb homolog 1, which translates to MSKLSFRARALDASKPMPIYMAEELPDLPDFSAINRAVPQMPSGMQKEEECEHHLQRAIVAGLIIPTPEVSEMPDKEFYEKVYPANYKQPRQLIHMQPFTMEQDIPDYDMDSDDERWLHSQTQKLDLSPLKFEEMMDRLEKSSGQTVVTLNEAKALLKEDDDLIIAVFDYWLNKRLKTQHPLILTVKTEHRSGTAANNPYLAFRRRTEKMQTRKNRKNDEASYEKMLKLRRDLYRAVTLLELVKRREKIKREHVHLTVEVFEKRFQAKDFNGTVMAEASAIKSSRPAFTPIFHNPYPNQTWSNKSILKDEVLPRREKRQYKKRKHKSLSGSRSGGFGVDSLGGLSSDEDVGMSQLSPEPEETEDESQFAFRRNKLCSYHTPLPNEGNWQWCSKEENGLADKRFRFTLTSLSNPRRCIGFARRRVGRGGRIILDRISTNYDDFWRTLDFSITEPEREVGASSTIEEEPAFCQQTDIKSEVSVNNNNNRISDNSVISDSIKVGIKKEPEDVQEEDVMSMEHVYTKKEKDEMVDFLRSLRRDWLHFRPKTPPPDYEVPCDMLHTEESFFDPSANTFSMEIQTLDAPSSTLLDTSTFISDPFTLDHMDLDTRQISPAVSTLNTLIPSVSDSNEVDNLSSDSSNSDSDFRTIGCSNFKVNDLGMNDSNVMMNTTVTRSQKKIHSNASRKVNNTNLLSSSSSGEEFKPTIRSSPDSSPLGNTNGLLSQLYFDVPPPRTKNNKLQYAYSGGVGYPNASSGTLSLHTSAHTLTLNSHSANILDIPLTNDSETNKIDAEATGGPVSSNNKSKNIVRKNNIIMEVT; encoded by the exons ATGTCGAAGCTTTCATTTAGGGCGAGGGCCCTGGATGCTAGCAAACCCATGCCTATATACATGGCTGAGGAACTCCCGGATCTTCCTGATTTTTCAGCGATCAACCGGGCAGTTCCTCAAATGCCTTCAGGAATGCAAAAAGAGGAGGAATGT gAGCATCACCTTCAACGAGCAATTGTTGCTGGGCTCATTATTCCGACCCCTGAAGTATCTGAAATGCCTGACAAAGAGTTTTATGAGAAAGTTTATCCTGCAAATTACAAGCAACCTCGGCAGCTTATCCACATGCAGC cATTCACAATGGAACAGGATATTCCCGATTATGATATGGACTCTGATGATGAACGGTGGCTGCACTCTCAAACACAAAAACTTGATTTATCTCCATTAAAATTTGAGGAAATGATGGATAGGTTGGAGAAGAGTAGTGGCCAAACTGTTGTTACATTAAATGAGGCAAAGGCACTGCTGAAAGAAGACGATGATCTCATCATAGCAGTATTTGATTATTGGTTAAATAAGCGTTTGAAAACA CAACATCCTCTAATCTTGACTGTCAAGACAGAACATAGATCTGGCACTGCAGCTAACAACCCGTACTTAGCATTTCGGCGACGAACAGAGAAGATGCAGACACGAAAAAACCGCAAAAACGACGAAGCTTCCTACGAGAAGATGTTAAAATTAAGAAGGGATTTGTACAG GGCTGTGACACTCTTGGAACTTGTAAAAAGGCGAGAAAAAATCAAACGAGAACATGTACATCTAACAGtggaagtttttgaaaaacgaTTTCAAGCTAAGGACTTCAATGGAACAGTTATGGCAGAAGCATCGGCCATCAAATCGTCCAGGCCTGCATTTACGCCAATATTTCATAATCCTTATCCAAATCAAACTTGGTCTAACAAGTCGATCTTGAAAGATGAG GTCTTACCAAGAAGAGAAAAAAGACAGTATAAGAAACGTAAACACAAATCATTAAGTGGTAGTCGGTCTGGTGGCTTTGGTGTTGATTCTCTTGGAGGTTTATCTTCAGATGAAGATGTGGGCATGTCCCAGTTATCTCCAGAGCCAGAAGAAACAGAAGATGAAAGCCAGTTTGCTTTTAGAAGAAATAAGCTATGTTCATACCATACA ccTCTACCTAATGAAGGCAATTGGCAGTGGTGttcaaaagaagaaaatggttTGGCAGATAAACGGTTCCGATTTACACTAACATCCCTTTCTAACCCTCGTCGGTGTATAGGTTTTGCTAGAAGAAGAGTTGGAAGAGGTGGTAGAATTATCCTTGATCGTATTTCAACAAATTATGATGATTTTTGGAGGACATTGGATTTCTCTATAACAGAACCCGAGAGAGAAGTAGGTGCTAGTTCAACCATTGAGGAAGAGCCAGCATTTTGTCAACAAACTGATATTAAAAGTGAAGTTAgtgttaataacaataataacaggATAAGTGATAATAGTGTGATTAGTGATAGTATTAAGGTGGGAATTAAAAAGGAGCCGGAAGATGTGCAAGAAGAGGATGTAATGTCAATGGAAcatgtatatacaaaaaaagaaaaggatGAAATGGTTGATTTTCTCAGATCGCTCAGGAGGGATTG GTTACATTTTCGACCTAAAACTCCACCACCTGACTATGAAGTTCCCTGTGATATGCTTCATACTGAGGAATCATTCTTCGATCCCAGTGCCAATACGTTTTCTATGGAGATACAAACGTTGGATGCACCGAGCTCTACACTTCTAGATACTTCTACGTTTATCTCTGATCCTTTCACACTTGACCACATGGACTTGGATACAAGGCAGATTTCACCTGCTGTGTCCACTCTCAATACGCTTATACCTAGTGTTAGTGATAGTAATGAAGTTGACAACTTGTCAAGTGATTCTTCTAATAGCGATAGTGACTTTAGAACTATTGGTTGCTCGAACTTTAAAGTGAATGATCTTGGTATGAATGACAGTAATGTTATGATGAACACTACTGTGACGCgaagtcaaaaaaaaattcattcaaatgcTAGTCGCAAAGTGAacaatacaaatttactatctTCTTCTTCAAGTGGGGAAGAATTCAAACCAACGATCAGGAGCAGCCCAGATTCTTCTCCACTTGGAAACACCAATGGATTATTGAGTCAGCTTTATTTTGATG TACCTCCTCCtagaacaaaaaacaataaacttcAATACGCTTACTCTGGAGGTGTGGGATATCCAAATGCATCTTCAGGCACCCTAAGTCTTCATACTTCTGCGCATACTCTTACGCTTAATAGTCATAG TGCCAACATACTGGATATTCCATTGACAAATGAttcagaaacaaataaaatagatgCAGAAGCCACTGGAGGGCCTGTGTCCAGTAATAATAAGTCCAAAAATATAGTTCGGAAAAATAACATCATAATGGAAGTAACGTGA